Proteins encoded by one window of Salirhabdus salicampi:
- a CDS encoding CvpA family protein encodes MVNLILLFLLAFGLFTGIKRGFIMQVMHLAGFIIAFVFAIMYYDDLAPKLEMWIPYPEISNETMWAIFLNSLPLESAYYNGIAFVILFFASKVLLQLVANMLDFIAELPILHSINTILGAILGFLEAYLILFVLLYFLALVPVGAVQDLISSSGIAQMIIEHTPFLSGHLEKLWFEHIVDTLSNFS; translated from the coding sequence ATGGTTAATCTCATATTGTTATTCCTTTTAGCATTCGGGTTGTTTACCGGAATTAAAAGAGGATTTATTATGCAAGTTATGCATTTAGCCGGTTTTATTATCGCCTTTGTGTTTGCGATTATGTATTATGATGATCTTGCCCCAAAGTTAGAAATGTGGATCCCCTATCCAGAGATTTCAAACGAAACGATGTGGGCTATCTTTTTAAATTCACTTCCGTTAGAATCCGCTTATTATAACGGGATAGCGTTTGTCATTCTCTTTTTTGCTTCTAAGGTCTTATTGCAATTAGTAGCTAATATGCTAGATTTTATTGCCGAGTTACCAATATTACATAGTATCAATACAATACTAGGTGCTATCTTAGGGTTCCTTGAAGCTTATTTAATATTGTTTGTTCTTTTATATTTCTTAGCTTTAGTACCAGTCGGTGCGGTACAAGACTTAATTAGCAGCTCTGGTATTGCCCAAATGATAATTGAGCATACACCTTTTCTATCTGGTCACTTAGAAAAACTGTGGTTTGAACATATTGTTGATACATTATCGAACTTCTCATAA
- the zapA gene encoding cell division protein ZapA — MSDAKKTRTTVEIHNRKYTIVGEESPHRIQMVASMVDQKMKEIQEANPKLDTAQLAVLTAVNATNDYIKIKEEYNHLIEKLKREEQDKNG, encoded by the coding sequence GTGTCGGATGCAAAGAAAACGAGAACGACGGTAGAAATTCATAACCGAAAATATACGATTGTGGGGGAAGAGTCTCCACACCGCATTCAAATGGTTGCCAGTATGGTTGATCAAAAGATGAAAGAAATTCAAGAGGCTAACCCGAAATTAGACACTGCACAGCTTGCGGTTTTAACCGCTGTTAATGCAACCAATGATTATATCAAAATAAAAGAAGAATATAATCATTTAATAGAAAAACTGAAGAGAGAGGAACAGGACAAAAATGGTTAA
- a CDS encoding long-chain-fatty-acid--CoA ligase yields the protein MAIERKVWHDHYPEAIPTTIAYEKKPLHDFLLETAQKHPEKKALYFMGKELTYSQVAEQSQKLASYLQALGLSKGDRVAIMLPNIPQAVIAYYGVLLAGGVVVQTNPLYTERELEYQLNDSGANTLICLDLLYPKAKHVQSSTNLENIIVASVKDYLPFPKNIIYPVIQKRQHNITEKAEHNGNTHLWPDVIKEGSGEVSEVTIDAEQDLALLQYTGGTTGFPKGVMLTHYNLVANTQMCKVWLYKGQYGNERILGVLPFFHVYGMTTVMNFAIMMASKMILIPKFEVEDLLKAIDKQKPTIFPGAPTIYVALLNHPDLQEYDISSIEACLSGSAPLPVEVQEQFEDKTKGRLVEGYGLTETSPVTHANLVWDKRVNGSVGIPWPDTDCKIVKNEELEEAEVGEVGEIIVKGPQVMKGYWNRPEETERTLKNGWLLTGDLGYMDENGYFYVVDRKKDMIIAGGYNVYPREVEEVLYEHEAIQEAVVAGIPDPYRGETVKAFVVLKENTNLTEEDLDAFCRKHLAAYKVPKVYEFRDELPKTAVGKILRRKLIEEEKEKRKTERPV from the coding sequence ATGGCAATTGAACGTAAAGTTTGGCACGATCATTATCCAGAGGCAATCCCCACTACTATTGCATATGAAAAGAAACCCCTTCACGATTTTCTACTCGAAACTGCACAAAAACACCCCGAAAAGAAAGCGCTTTATTTTATGGGTAAGGAACTTACTTATAGTCAAGTGGCTGAGCAATCTCAAAAATTGGCTTCCTATTTACAAGCATTAGGTTTATCAAAAGGTGATCGGGTAGCGATTATGCTTCCTAATATTCCTCAAGCCGTTATTGCTTACTATGGTGTTCTATTAGCAGGGGGAGTCGTCGTCCAGACGAATCCGCTTTATACAGAACGTGAGCTGGAATATCAATTGAACGACTCAGGTGCCAACACTTTAATATGCCTCGACCTGTTATATCCCAAAGCGAAACATGTGCAATCATCTACTAACCTGGAGAACATCATCGTTGCTAGTGTGAAAGATTATTTACCATTTCCGAAGAATATCATCTATCCAGTCATACAAAAGCGTCAACATAACATTACAGAGAAAGCAGAGCATAATGGAAATACCCATTTATGGCCAGATGTGATAAAGGAAGGGTCTGGAGAGGTTTCGGAAGTCACAATTGACGCCGAGCAAGATTTAGCTTTATTACAATACACCGGAGGAACTACGGGCTTTCCGAAAGGAGTTATGCTAACCCATTACAATTTAGTTGCGAATACTCAAATGTGTAAAGTTTGGCTTTATAAAGGTCAATATGGGAATGAACGAATTTTAGGTGTTTTACCCTTCTTTCACGTGTACGGCATGACAACAGTGATGAATTTCGCCATCATGATGGCGAGTAAAATGATCTTAATCCCGAAGTTTGAAGTTGAAGACTTATTAAAAGCCATTGATAAGCAAAAGCCGACTATATTTCCAGGGGCACCTACTATATACGTCGCTTTATTAAACCATCCCGATTTACAGGAATACGACATTTCTTCTATTGAAGCTTGCTTAAGTGGTTCTGCCCCGTTACCAGTTGAAGTACAAGAACAATTTGAAGATAAAACGAAAGGGCGTTTAGTTGAGGGGTATGGTTTAACCGAAACATCTCCGGTTACGCACGCAAACTTAGTTTGGGATAAACGAGTGAATGGCAGTGTAGGAATACCGTGGCCTGATACAGACTGTAAAATTGTTAAAAATGAAGAACTCGAGGAAGCAGAAGTTGGAGAAGTCGGAGAAATTATTGTGAAAGGGCCCCAAGTGATGAAAGGTTATTGGAATCGTCCAGAGGAAACAGAACGGACTTTAAAAAATGGTTGGTTACTAACGGGGGACTTAGGCTATATGGATGAAAACGGGTATTTCTACGTAGTAGACCGCAAGAAAGATATGATCATTGCCGGTGGTTACAATGTTTATCCTCGAGAAGTTGAAGAGGTGTTGTATGAACATGAAGCCATTCAAGAGGCGGTTGTTGCTGGTATCCCGGATCCGTATCGTGGTGAAACGGTAAAAGCTTTTGTCGTGTTAAAGGAAAATACCAATTTGACAGAAGAAGATTTAGATGCATTTTGTCGGAAACATCTCGCTGCTTACAAAGTGCCAAAAGTATATGAATTTCGTGACGAGCTGCCCAAAACTGCGGTCGGAAAAATTTTGCGTCGAAAGTTAATTGAAGAGGAAAAGGAGAAAAGAAAAACAGAGCGACCGGTTTAG
- the rnhC gene encoding ribonuclease HIII, giving the protein MSQSVYQFSTEQIEKMKQHYKASLKPNPPQSASFSAKVNGCTITAYKSGKVLFQGGQYEQEASKWTGGKTTTKKGSTQRKQKPLPSFLNENHIGTDEAGSGDYFGPMTAAAAYVTNENRPLLERIGVRDSKNLRDDDVIRIAKDLVKANIPYSLVVLRNEKYNEWQKRGWSQGKMKAILHYQVIKKVREKMNSAKDAGIVVDQFAQPAVFERYLKSEGLPIPKHIHYLTKAESHSIAVAAGSILARAKFLSEMDKLSAATGITLQKGASHLVDQQAAFFLKEKGEDFMTTCAKVHFANTEKAKRLM; this is encoded by the coding sequence ATGTCACAAAGTGTATACCAATTCTCTACGGAACAAATAGAAAAGATGAAGCAACATTATAAGGCAAGTTTAAAGCCAAATCCTCCACAAAGCGCCTCATTTAGTGCAAAGGTAAACGGTTGTACCATTACAGCATATAAGTCAGGGAAAGTCTTATTTCAAGGTGGCCAATATGAACAGGAAGCTTCAAAGTGGACCGGTGGTAAAACAACTACCAAAAAAGGAAGTACCCAACGTAAACAAAAACCGCTTCCTTCATTTCTAAACGAAAACCATATCGGAACAGATGAGGCAGGTTCTGGTGATTACTTCGGACCAATGACAGCAGCTGCTGCTTACGTTACAAATGAAAACAGACCATTGCTAGAGCGAATCGGAGTGAGAGATTCCAAAAATTTGCGTGATGATGACGTCATTCGAATTGCTAAAGACTTAGTGAAGGCAAATATCCCTTATAGTCTCGTCGTACTAAGAAATGAAAAATATAACGAATGGCAAAAACGGGGCTGGTCTCAAGGAAAAATGAAGGCGATATTACATTATCAAGTCATTAAAAAAGTCCGTGAGAAAATGAATTCCGCTAAGGATGCTGGAATTGTCGTAGATCAGTTCGCCCAGCCTGCTGTTTTTGAACGGTATTTAAAAAGTGAGGGACTCCCAATCCCTAAACATATCCACTATTTAACAAAAGCAGAAAGTCACTCCATTGCTGTTGCTGCTGGTTCTATTCTAGCTAGGGCGAAATTTTTATCCGAAATGGACAAATTGTCTGCAGCTACAGGTATTACGTTACAAAAAGGAGCAAGTCACCTTGTGGATCAACAGGCAGCCTTTTTTCTAAAAGAGAAAGGCGAAGATTTTATGACCACTTGTGCAAAAGTTCACTTTGCTAATACGGAAAAAGCAAAGCGCTTAATGTAA
- the polX gene encoding DNA polymerase/3'-5' exonuclease PolX → MNVDKKQVIKLLEQIAIYLELKGENPFKISAYRKAAQALESDDRSLGEIEGFSELKGIGKGTASVIEEFIKTGQCETLQQLQKEVPSGLLPLLELQGLGGKKLAKLYQELNVIDGETLRKACENGEVEKLAGFGKKSVEKILKTLENANKRPERLPILFMLPVVEKVETQLANIAEIQKFSRAGSIRRYQETVKDLDFIIAAEEKEVVKEKLLSLEGIVEVVAAGDTKVTVVFQEQYDISVDFRIVDEKEFATTLHHFTGSKDHNVAMRQLAKSQGEKISEYGVENVETGEVKTFESEEQFYQHFGLHFIPPELRENLGEVDSFQSTVDIIDHKDIQGDLHMHTTWSDGAQSVKEMAEISRAKGYQYIAITDHSKYLRVANGLNEERLLKQKEEIVRINDMYDDFHIFAGVEMDILPDGTLDFSEIFLKEMDFVIASIHSSFHQPKDVIMKRIRTAMECPYVDLIAHPTGRLIGKRDGYEVDYELLIQWAKETNTALELNANPNRLDLTWKWLKKAQDQGVKVAINTDAHNYKMLDDMEIGVKFGKKGWLRRDTVLNTWGQGELISYLKK, encoded by the coding sequence ATGAACGTAGATAAAAAGCAAGTGATTAAATTACTGGAACAAATCGCCATATATTTAGAGCTAAAGGGAGAAAATCCATTTAAAATTTCGGCTTATCGAAAAGCTGCCCAAGCTTTGGAAAGTGATGACCGTTCATTAGGGGAAATAGAAGGCTTTTCTGAGCTAAAGGGAATAGGAAAAGGCACTGCATCAGTCATCGAGGAATTTATTAAAACAGGGCAATGTGAGACGTTACAACAATTACAAAAAGAAGTTCCTTCCGGTTTACTTCCATTGTTGGAATTACAAGGACTAGGTGGAAAAAAGTTAGCAAAATTATATCAAGAACTGAATGTAATAGATGGAGAAACCCTACGTAAGGCTTGCGAAAATGGGGAAGTTGAAAAACTTGCAGGCTTTGGAAAAAAGTCTGTGGAGAAAATATTAAAAACATTAGAAAATGCAAACAAACGACCAGAACGGTTACCTATTTTATTCATGCTTCCAGTTGTAGAGAAAGTAGAAACGCAGCTTGCAAACATTGCTGAGATTCAAAAGTTTTCCCGAGCTGGAAGTATTCGTCGTTATCAAGAAACAGTTAAAGACTTAGATTTCATTATCGCAGCTGAGGAAAAAGAAGTTGTAAAAGAAAAGTTACTCTCGTTAGAAGGCATCGTTGAGGTTGTAGCAGCAGGAGATACAAAGGTGACGGTCGTCTTTCAGGAGCAGTATGATATATCTGTAGATTTCCGCATTGTTGATGAAAAGGAATTCGCTACTACGCTTCACCACTTTACAGGTTCCAAGGATCACAATGTAGCGATGCGTCAGTTAGCTAAGAGCCAAGGTGAGAAAATAAGCGAATATGGTGTGGAAAATGTAGAAACAGGGGAAGTAAAAACTTTCGAAAGCGAAGAACAATTTTATCAGCATTTCGGTCTTCATTTCATTCCACCTGAATTAAGGGAGAATTTAGGTGAAGTAGATTCCTTTCAATCAACCGTTGATATCATTGATCATAAGGATATACAAGGTGACCTTCATATGCATACAACATGGAGTGATGGTGCACAGTCGGTTAAGGAGATGGCGGAAATATCTAGGGCAAAGGGGTATCAATACATTGCCATCACTGACCATTCCAAATATTTACGAGTGGCCAACGGCTTAAATGAAGAGCGGTTATTAAAGCAAAAAGAGGAAATTGTTCGTATTAATGATATGTATGACGATTTTCATATTTTTGCTGGAGTTGAGATGGATATATTACCGGATGGGACACTGGATTTTTCAGAAATATTTTTAAAGGAAATGGATTTTGTTATTGCATCAATCCATTCATCTTTTCATCAACCGAAGGATGTTATAATGAAACGAATTCGGACGGCTATGGAGTGCCCATACGTCGATCTTATAGCCCATCCGACAGGTAGGCTTATTGGAAAAAGAGATGGATATGAAGTAGACTATGAGTTGTTAATACAATGGGCGAAGGAAACAAACACCGCACTGGAGTTAAATGCGAATCCCAATCGTTTAGATTTAACGTGGAAGTGGTTAAAGAAAGCTCAAGATCAAGGAGTAAAAGTAGCTATTAATACAGATGCTCATAACTATAAAATGTTAGATGATATGGAAATCGGTGTAAAGTTCGGGAAAAAAGGTTGGTTAAGACGAGATACCGTATTAAATACGTGGGGTCAAGGTGAGCTAATTTCGTATTTGAAAAAATGA
- a CDS encoding endonuclease MutS2, which produces MNEKVLHVLEYNKIIHQLVEQASSSLGEERARRLLPSISFDEVVQWQNETDEAAQILRLKGHVPLSGIFDIRPAVKRASIGGALNPEECLHVASTIRAGKNIKQFIEELEEVEIPNLDQLMEGIATLNELERNIRGCIDDYGHVMDGASTKLRTARSKIRTLESSIRDRLEQYTKNKSKMLSDAIITIRNDRFVLPVKQEYRGVFGGIVHDQSSSGATLFVEPQSIVELNNKLQTARVEEQQEIERILHELSAMIAEDEHYLLENVQILAHVDFIVAKAKLGKQMKASKPNMNDKGIIKMREARHPLIVEEEVVANDVEIGEDYTTIVITGPNTGGKTVTLKLVGLCTLMAQAGLQVPAQDGCELTVFEHVFADIGDEQSIEQSLSTFSSHMTNIVDILQKVNDKTLVLFDELGAGTDPQEGAALAMAILDEVIGRQARVIATTHYPELKAYGYNRDEVVNASVEFDVKTLRPTYRLLIGVPGRSNAFEISRRLGLGSNIIDRAKSLTGHDSRNVENMIASLESSKRKAEEDYEEAKQTLADAERYKQELEQKWNQFEKEKERLYEKAEQQAKKAVDKAKEEAEHIIADLRSMKNQAEVKEHHLIEAKQKLKSASEKVADKKGKSVPSNKNADNKELKPGDEIKVITLNQQGHVVEKTGNDEYLVQLGIMKVKAKRKNIQFLKRPEPIKEKPLATVKGNTYHVKTELDLRGERYEEALHQLEKYIDDALLAGYHQVSIIHGKGTGALRKGVQKFGERHPSIKAQRMGDIGEGGSGVTVFELK; this is translated from the coding sequence ATGAATGAAAAAGTATTACATGTATTGGAATATAACAAAATCATCCACCAATTAGTAGAACAAGCTAGTTCCTCATTAGGAGAGGAGCGGGCAAGAAGGTTGTTACCATCTATAAGTTTTGATGAAGTTGTACAATGGCAAAACGAAACAGATGAGGCAGCACAAATTTTACGTTTAAAGGGTCATGTTCCCCTCAGTGGAATCTTTGATATTCGTCCTGCTGTCAAACGGGCGAGTATTGGTGGAGCATTAAACCCGGAAGAGTGTTTGCATGTTGCTAGTACAATTCGAGCAGGTAAGAATATAAAACAATTTATCGAAGAATTGGAAGAGGTAGAGATACCGAATTTAGATCAGTTAATGGAAGGTATTGCTACATTAAATGAATTAGAACGTAACATTAGAGGCTGTATTGATGATTACGGTCATGTTATGGATGGAGCTTCAACAAAACTTCGTACTGCTAGAAGTAAGATACGTACATTAGAGAGCAGTATAAGGGATCGATTAGAGCAATATACGAAAAACAAAAGCAAAATGTTGTCTGATGCCATTATTACAATTCGAAATGACCGTTTTGTTCTACCTGTTAAACAGGAGTATCGAGGGGTGTTTGGTGGGATTGTACACGACCAATCATCATCAGGTGCAACGTTATTTGTAGAACCCCAATCTATCGTGGAGTTAAACAATAAATTACAAACGGCAAGAGTAGAGGAGCAACAAGAAATTGAAAGGATATTGCATGAGCTGTCTGCGATGATAGCAGAAGATGAACATTATCTGTTGGAAAACGTTCAAATCCTTGCTCACGTAGATTTTATCGTGGCAAAGGCGAAATTAGGTAAACAAATGAAGGCATCGAAGCCGAATATGAACGATAAAGGGATTATAAAAATGCGTGAAGCAAGGCACCCTCTTATTGTGGAAGAGGAAGTAGTCGCGAACGATGTAGAAATCGGAGAAGATTATACGACGATCGTAATTACAGGCCCAAATACTGGGGGGAAAACCGTCACCCTCAAATTAGTGGGTTTATGTACGCTAATGGCCCAAGCAGGTTTGCAAGTACCTGCTCAAGATGGGTGTGAATTAACAGTATTTGAACACGTATTTGCTGATATAGGTGATGAACAATCGATTGAACAAAGCTTAAGTACTTTCTCATCCCATATGACCAACATTGTTGACATTTTACAAAAGGTAAATGATAAGACCCTCGTTTTGTTTGATGAGTTAGGAGCGGGAACAGATCCACAAGAAGGAGCTGCTCTTGCAATGGCAATATTAGATGAAGTGATTGGAAGGCAGGCACGGGTAATTGCTACAACCCACTATCCAGAACTTAAAGCATATGGTTACAATCGGGACGAAGTGGTTAATGCCTCCGTAGAATTTGATGTCAAAACGTTACGTCCTACTTATCGATTATTGATTGGTGTTCCTGGCCGTAGTAATGCCTTTGAAATTTCAAGACGCTTAGGCCTGGGTTCTAACATAATTGATCGGGCAAAATCTCTAACAGGGCATGACTCACGTAATGTGGAAAATATGATTGCATCTCTTGAGTCATCGAAACGGAAAGCAGAAGAGGATTATGAAGAAGCAAAACAGACGTTAGCTGATGCAGAACGTTACAAGCAAGAGCTCGAACAAAAGTGGAACCAGTTTGAGAAGGAAAAAGAACGTTTATATGAGAAAGCAGAACAACAAGCGAAAAAAGCTGTTGATAAAGCAAAGGAAGAAGCAGAGCATATCATTGCCGATTTACGTTCGATGAAAAACCAAGCAGAAGTTAAAGAGCATCATTTAATAGAAGCAAAACAAAAATTGAAGAGTGCCAGTGAGAAAGTTGCTGATAAAAAGGGAAAGAGTGTGCCTTCAAACAAAAATGCTGACAACAAAGAACTTAAGCCAGGTGATGAAATTAAAGTCATCACATTAAACCAGCAAGGTCATGTTGTCGAAAAGACAGGTAATGATGAGTACCTTGTTCAACTTGGTATTATGAAAGTAAAAGCAAAGCGAAAAAACATTCAATTTTTGAAACGTCCTGAACCTATAAAAGAAAAACCATTAGCAACTGTAAAAGGAAATACGTATCACGTAAAAACAGAACTAGATTTACGCGGGGAACGATACGAAGAAGCATTACATCAATTAGAGAAGTATATAGACGATGCTTTATTAGCTGGTTACCATCAAGTGTCTATTATTCACGGGAAGGGAACAGGAGCTCTCCGAAAAGGAGTACAAAAATTTGGGGAACGACATCCCTCTATAAAAGCACAGCGCATGGGTGATATTGGTGAAGGTGGCTCAGGTGTAACAGTATTTGAATTGAAATAG
- a CDS encoding TetR/AcrR family transcriptional regulator, translating into MKKDKPKYKQIIDAAVEVIAENGYHSSQVSKIAKRAGVADGTIYLYFKNKEDILVSLFQEKMGQFIEKIEEDIQHKEKVEDKLYGMIRMHLQQLSEDHKLAIVTQLELRQSNKELRLKINEVLKRYLAVMDDILHEGIRTGVFHSRINPKLVRQMIFGMIDEVVTNWVMKDQKYDLVAQAEDVHYFIINGIFNKRE; encoded by the coding sequence ATGAAAAAAGATAAACCGAAATATAAGCAAATTATAGATGCAGCTGTTGAGGTGATAGCGGAAAATGGGTATCATTCATCACAAGTTTCAAAGATTGCAAAACGAGCTGGTGTAGCAGATGGTACCATTTACCTCTACTTTAAAAATAAAGAAGATATTTTAGTATCCTTATTTCAAGAAAAGATGGGGCAATTTATTGAGAAAATTGAGGAAGATATCCAACATAAGGAGAAAGTAGAGGATAAGCTTTACGGTATGATTCGGATGCACCTTCAACAACTATCAGAAGACCACAAGTTAGCGATTGTGACACAGCTTGAACTACGACAATCCAATAAAGAACTTCGATTAAAAATAAACGAAGTGTTAAAAAGATATTTGGCTGTTATGGATGATATTTTACACGAAGGAATTCGAACAGGTGTGTTTCACTCTCGCATCAACCCAAAGCTCGTTCGCCAAATGATTTTCGGTATGATCGATGAAGTTGTAACGAATTGGGTCATGAAGGATCAAAAATATGATCTTGTAGCACAAGCTGAGGATGTTCATTATTTCATCATAAATGGAATTTTCAACAAAAGGGAGTAG